A stretch of the Anaerolineae bacterium genome encodes the following:
- a CDS encoding CTP synthase: MKYIFCTGGVVSSVGKGVTVAAVGRLLKARGVRVSVQKLDPYLNVDPGTMSPYQHGEVFVTEDGAETDLDLGHYERFIDTNLTRDSNVTAGQIYSSVIAKERRGDYLGGTIQVIPHVTNEIKRRIAAVGRVSGADVVIVEVGGTVGDIEGLPFLEAIRQMRKDVGRENTLYIHVTLLPHIGSTGELKTKPTQHSVRELRSIGIQPDVIVCRSDYPVPNGLREKVALFCDVDTEAVIPLVTADTIYEVVLMLAQRNLGDLLVERLNLGASAADLSDWARLVEEIHRPKPPVNIGIAGKYVELHDAYLSVREALFHAAVNAGRDLNIRWIPSEELERRPPEELLEGLDGIVVPGGFGDRGIEGKIAAARYARLNRLPYLGLCLGMQTMVIELARAATGSDEPNSTEFDLTTAYPVIDLLPEQRSIVDLGGSMRLGSYPCVLVPGTRAAAAYGTDLVHERHRHRFELNNDFRALLASAGMAFSGLSPDGRLVEIAEIVDHPWMVGSQFHPEFKSRPLRPHPLFRAFISAAIQHRRRQGLEEAGMVMRET, from the coding sequence ATGAAGTACATCTTCTGTACCGGCGGTGTGGTCAGTTCGGTGGGAAAGGGTGTAACCGTCGCCGCCGTGGGGCGCCTGCTCAAGGCCCGCGGGGTGCGCGTCTCGGTTCAGAAGCTGGACCCCTACCTCAACGTAGACCCCGGCACCATGAGCCCCTACCAGCATGGGGAGGTGTTCGTTACCGAGGACGGTGCCGAGACCGACCTCGACCTGGGCCACTACGAGCGCTTCATTGACACCAACCTCACTCGCGACAGCAACGTCACTGCCGGGCAGATCTACTCCAGCGTCATCGCCAAGGAGCGTCGGGGCGATTACCTTGGCGGCACCATCCAGGTCATTCCTCACGTCACCAACGAGATCAAGCGCCGCATCGCGGCCGTCGGCCGCGTCAGCGGGGCCGACGTGGTCATTGTCGAGGTCGGCGGCACGGTAGGCGACATCGAGGGCCTGCCCTTCCTGGAAGCCATCCGGCAAATGCGCAAGGATGTGGGGCGAGAGAATACCCTCTACATACACGTCACCCTTCTTCCCCACATCGGCAGCACGGGAGAGCTCAAGACAAAGCCAACCCAGCACAGCGTGCGGGAGTTGCGGAGCATCGGCATCCAGCCGGACGTGATCGTCTGCCGCAGCGACTACCCCGTGCCGAACGGGCTCAGAGAGAAGGTAGCCCTCTTCTGCGATGTGGACACCGAAGCGGTGATCCCGCTCGTCACCGCCGACACCATCTACGAAGTGGTGCTCATGCTGGCCCAGCGCAACCTGGGTGACCTGCTGGTGGAGCGGCTCAACCTGGGCGCCAGCGCCGCCGACTTGAGCGACTGGGCCCGCCTGGTGGAGGAAATCCATCGGCCCAAGCCCCCAGTCAACATCGGCATCGCCGGCAAGTACGTCGAGCTGCACGACGCCTATCTGAGCGTGCGCGAGGCCCTGTTCCACGCCGCGGTGAACGCCGGCCGCGACCTGAACATCCGCTGGATCCCGTCGGAGGAGCTGGAACGTCGGCCCCCTGAGGAGCTCCTAGAGGGGCTGGACGGCATCGTAGTTCCCGGCGGCTTTGGGGATCGAGGCATCGAGGGCAAGATCGCAGCCGCCCGCTATGCCCGCCTGAACCGGCTGCCTTACCTAGGCCTGTGCCTAGGCATGCAGACCATGGTCATCGAGCTAGCCCGCGCTGCCACCGGGTCCGACGAGCCCAATAGCACCGAGTTCGACCTCACCACGGCCTACCCGGTGATAGACTTGCTGCCGGAGCAACGCTCGATCGTGGACCTGGGAGGCTCGATGCGGCTGGGCTCCTACCCCTGCGTGCTGGTGCCGGGCACCAGGGCTGCCGCCGCGTACGGCACCGACCTGGTGCACGAGCGGCACCGGCATCGCTTTGAGCTGAACAACGACTTCCGGGCTCTTCTCGCTTCGGCCGGCATGGCCTTCAGCGGCCTCTCACCGGATGGCCGCCTGGTCGAGATCGCCGAGATCGTGGATCACCCCTGGATGGTGGGTAGCCAGTTCCATCCGGAGTTCAAGTCGCGGCCGCTCCGGCCTCATCCGCTATTTCGCGCCTTCATCTCGGCCGCCATCCAACACCGACGCCGTCAGGGCCTAGAGGAGGCAGGGATGGTGATGCGTGAAACGTGA
- a CDS encoding decaprenyl-phosphate phosphoribosyltransferase, whose product MHRAPALPASSLVELMKTMRPKQWAKQAFVLAALVFDGKLFQPYFVVRTLLAVLVFSLISGAVYALNDLADVEKDRTHPSKRHRPLASGRLSPAVAGVAVLVLVAVSLATAYLLSPGFLLVTALYFGLNVAYSYVLKDLLILDLLAIAAGFVLRVVAGVVVVDVARFSPWLYVCTTLLALFIAINKRRHEYVLLAENAENHRSTLAGYTLPLLDQFSMVVISATLMAYSLYTFSAPNLPDNHSMMLTIPFVIYGLFRYMYLVQVKGMGGAPEEIVLRDKPLILDVLLWSLAVGLVLYVFS is encoded by the coding sequence ATGCACCGCGCACCTGCCCTCCCTGCCAGCAGCCTGGTCGAGCTCATGAAGACCATGCGCCCCAAGCAGTGGGCCAAGCAGGCCTTCGTGCTAGCGGCCCTGGTATTCGATGGCAAGCTGTTCCAGCCCTACTTTGTGGTCCGGACGCTTCTCGCGGTCCTGGTCTTCTCTCTGATATCCGGTGCGGTCTACGCCCTGAACGACCTGGCGGACGTAGAGAAGGACCGGACGCACCCATCTAAGCGCCACCGACCTCTGGCTTCCGGCCGTCTCTCGCCAGCTGTGGCCGGAGTGGCCGTGCTGGTGCTGGTAGCGGTATCCCTCGCGACTGCGTACCTGCTGAGCCCTGGCTTTCTCCTGGTCACTGCCCTCTATTTCGGGCTGAACGTCGCCTACTCCTATGTCCTGAAAGACCTGTTGATACTGGACCTGCTCGCCATAGCTGCTGGGTTCGTGCTGCGGGTAGTGGCAGGGGTGGTGGTGGTGGACGTGGCCCGCTTCTCTCCCTGGCTCTACGTGTGTACCACTCTGCTGGCCCTGTTCATCGCCATCAACAAGCGCCGGCACGAGTACGTGCTCCTGGCGGAGAACGCTGAGAACCACCGCTCCACCCTCGCCGGCTACACCCTTCCCCTGCTAGATCAGTTCAGCATGGTGGTCATATCGGCCACGCTGATGGCTTACTCGCTCTATACCTTCTCCGCTCCCAACCTGCCGGACAACCACTCCATGATGCTCACCATTCCCTTCGTCATCTACGGCCTGTTCCGCTACATGTACCTGGTGCAGGTCAAGGGAATGGGCGGCGCCCCGGAAGAGATCGTCTTGCGGGACAAGCCCCTGATACTGGACGTGCTGCTCTGGTCGCTGGCGGTAGGGCTGGTCCTGTATGTGTTCTCGTAG
- a CDS encoding hexose kinase has translation MTASGASLAEPVLTVTPNTALDRCLLVPDFALGRTVVAEATTLAMAGKPADASLVLAQLGVPSVATGLAGGKSGRRMVRMLRRAGVTCRFLRCPGHTRVNVVIIKKGTGQQGTITVPSLKPTYADGERLLDHVRRLLPGREWLILGGSLPEGVAPDLYARMLVEARAHGVRSLLDASGQTLMDGLPGRPTIVKPNQVELGAALGRRLDGVADAVEAARELCQTRGVKLVVVTLGEEGSICVTPDQAWRVPPMPVEVVNTAGAGDAFAAGLIKGFLDDLPLPEALRWATAAASAVLLTLGTADCRCEDVQRLLPLVRVERIG, from the coding sequence GTGACCGCGTCGGGCGCTTCGCTAGCGGAGCCGGTCCTAACCGTCACCCCCAACACGGCTCTGGATCGCTGCCTACTGGTGCCCGATTTCGCCCTGGGCCGGACGGTGGTGGCCGAGGCCACCACGCTGGCCATGGCGGGCAAGCCGGCCGATGCCTCGCTAGTCCTGGCCCAACTGGGCGTACCCTCGGTGGCCACCGGACTGGCTGGCGGCAAGAGCGGCCGCCGCATGGTGCGCATGCTGCGCCGAGCAGGCGTCACCTGCCGCTTCCTCCGGTGCCCCGGTCACACCCGCGTCAATGTGGTGATCATCAAGAAGGGAACCGGCCAGCAGGGCACCATCACCGTGCCCTCGCTCAAGCCCACCTACGCCGATGGCGAACGGCTGCTCGACCACGTGCGCCGCTTGCTTCCGGGGCGGGAGTGGCTGATCCTAGGAGGGAGCCTCCCCGAGGGCGTGGCCCCCGATCTGTACGCCCGCATGCTGGTGGAGGCCCGCGCCCACGGAGTTAGGTCCCTGCTCGACGCCAGCGGCCAGACCCTTATGGACGGCCTTCCCGGCCGCCCGACCATCGTCAAACCCAACCAGGTGGAGCTGGGCGCCGCCCTGGGCCGCCGGCTCGATGGAGTCGCCGACGCGGTAGAGGCTGCCCGCGAGCTGTGCCAGACTCGCGGGGTCAAGCTGGTGGTGGTCACCCTGGGAGAAGAGGGTAGCATCTGCGTCACCCCCGACCAGGCGTGGCGAGTCCCGCCCATGCCGGTCGAGGTGGTGAACACTGCCGGCGCCGGCGATGCCTTCGCCGCCGGGCTCATCAAGGGCTTCCTGGACGACCTCCCCCTGCCGGAGGCACTGCGCTGGGCCACGGCGGCTGCCAGCGCCGTGCTCCTCACCCTTGGTACTGCCGACTGCCGGTGCGAGGATGTGCAGCGGCTTCTGCCTCTGGTACGGGTGGAACGCATTGGCTGA
- a CDS encoding zinc-binding alcohol dehydrogenase family protein, which translates to MKAALLRGPRELELVEMDQPYPGPGQVVVRVRAGGICGSDVHAYRGSSAFQVYPAIPGHEVAGEVTRLGADVTGLSPGDHVVLDPMLRCGQCYPCRVGRYNCCTRLQVMGVHTDGGFRQYLTVDQGQLHRISPEVPFETAALIEPLCIGGQSVSRGRVSAEDSVLILGAGTIGLAALLLARQEGARVASVDLIPDKLEVARSLGADLTINAADEDVARAVLDWTGGEGPTVVIEAVGTVRTTRAALDYVGSAGRVVIVGITTQEVPLPVPLLVRKELDVIASRNSREQFRRIIRLVESGQVDPRPLISHRFPFERVGAAFALIEEQPQATRKVVLTMDSG; encoded by the coding sequence ATGAAAGCAGCCCTGCTACGTGGTCCCCGCGAACTGGAGCTGGTCGAGATGGACCAACCGTACCCGGGCCCAGGCCAGGTCGTGGTGCGCGTGCGAGCTGGGGGCATATGCGGCTCCGACGTGCACGCCTATCGGGGCTCCTCCGCCTTCCAGGTCTACCCCGCCATTCCCGGCCACGAGGTCGCCGGAGAGGTGACAAGACTGGGGGCCGACGTGACCGGCCTCTCGCCGGGTGACCACGTGGTCCTCGACCCTATGCTCCGCTGCGGACAATGCTATCCCTGTCGCGTGGGCCGCTACAACTGCTGCACCCGCCTGCAGGTGATGGGCGTGCACACCGACGGGGGTTTCCGTCAGTACCTGACGGTGGACCAGGGGCAATTGCATCGCATCTCCCCCGAGGTGCCCTTCGAGACGGCCGCCCTGATCGAGCCCCTCTGCATCGGGGGGCAGTCAGTCAGCCGCGGACGGGTATCAGCTGAGGACAGCGTGTTGATCCTCGGTGCCGGGACCATCGGCCTGGCGGCCCTTCTCTTGGCCCGGCAGGAGGGAGCCCGGGTAGCCAGCGTTGACCTCATTCCGGACAAGCTGGAGGTTGCCCGCTCTTTGGGCGCCGACCTGACCATCAACGCCGCGGATGAGGACGTGGCCAGAGCGGTGCTGGACTGGACCGGCGGCGAGGGTCCCACAGTGGTGATCGAGGCGGTGGGCACAGTGCGCACCACCCGTGCCGCCCTCGATTACGTCGGCTCCGCCGGCCGGGTGGTCATCGTAGGGATCACCACACAAGAGGTGCCCTTGCCCGTGCCTCTCCTGGTGCGAAAGGAGCTGGACGTGATCGCCTCCCGCAACAGCCGCGAGCAGTTCCGCCGCATCATCCGGCTGGTAGAGAGCGGCCAGGTGGATCCCCGTCCGCTGATCTCCCACCGTTTCCCCTTCGAACGCGTCGGCGCCGCCTTCGCCCTGATCGAAGAGCAGCCCCAGGCCACCCGCAAGGTGGTATTGACAATGGACAGTGGCTAG
- the infA gene encoding translation initiation factor IF-1: protein MPKQEDTIEVEGTVIETLPDTTFRVRLDSGHEVLAYLSGKMRKFYIRVLLGDRVRVALTPYDLERGRIVYRYRNPSAEAVR, encoded by the coding sequence ATGCCAAAGCAAGAAGACACTATCGAAGTAGAGGGTACCGTGATCGAGACCCTGCCCGACACCACTTTCCGGGTCAGGCTGGACAGCGGTCATGAAGTACTGGCCTACCTGAGCGGGAAGATGCGCAAGTTCTACATCCGCGTCCTCCTCGGCGACCGCGTGCGCGTAGCTCTCACCCCGTACGACCTGGAACGCGGGCGGATCGTGTATCGATACCGCAACCCCAGTGCCGAAGCAGTGCGCTAG